Proteins co-encoded in one Polaromonas vacuolata genomic window:
- the era gene encoding GTPase Era — protein MDAASDAPDAPPAKPIPPESEQRCGLIAIVGKPNVGKSTLLNALVGQKISITSRKAQTTRHRITGMRTVEATQFVFVDTPGFQTRHGNALNRSLNRTVVGAVNDVDLIVFVVEAGQFNMADAKVLSLLPAKTPAILLANKFDLIHRRAEIAPWLRAMQERHDFAEFVPMSANNAKDIERLFGICEKYLPQQPWMYGAEELTDRSDRFMAAEIIREKLFRLTGDELPYTSTVIIDKYEEEGALRRVAATIVVERDGHKGMIIGEKGEKLKRIGTEARHELERLTGGKVFLEIWVKVRSGWADDEARVKTFGYE, from the coding sequence ATGGATGCAGCTTCCGACGCACCGGACGCGCCGCCAGCCAAACCGATTCCACCTGAGAGCGAGCAGCGCTGCGGCTTGATCGCGATTGTGGGCAAACCCAACGTCGGCAAATCAACTTTGCTCAATGCTTTGGTGGGTCAGAAAATCAGTATCACTTCGCGTAAAGCGCAGACCACACGTCACCGCATCACTGGCATGCGCACGGTCGAGGCAACGCAGTTCGTATTTGTTGACACGCCCGGTTTCCAAACCCGTCACGGCAATGCGCTCAATCGCTCGCTCAACCGCACGGTTGTCGGCGCGGTTAACGACGTAGATCTGATTGTGTTCGTCGTCGAAGCTGGCCAGTTCAACATGGCCGACGCCAAGGTTTTGTCATTACTCCCGGCTAAAACACCAGCCATTTTGCTGGCGAATAAGTTCGATTTGATTCACCGCCGCGCCGAAATCGCGCCTTGGCTGCGCGCCATGCAAGAGCGCCATGACTTTGCCGAGTTTGTGCCTATGTCGGCTAACAACGCCAAAGACATCGAGCGCTTGTTTGGCATTTGTGAGAAATACCTGCCCCAGCAACCTTGGATGTATGGCGCAGAAGAGCTCACAGACCGCAGCGATCGCTTTATGGCCGCTGAGATCATTCGTGAAAAACTGTTCCGATTGACTGGCGACGAGTTGCCTTACACCTCGACTGTCATCATCGACAAATACGAAGAAGAAGGCGCTTTGCGTCGGGTTGCCGCCACTATTGTGGTCGAGCGCGATGGCCACAAAGGCATGATCATTGGCGAGAAGGGCGAAAAGCTCAAGCGCATTGGCACGGAAGCGCGCCATGAATTAGAGCGTTTGACCGGCGGCAAAGTGTTTCTTGAAATCTGGGTCAAGGTTCGTTCCGGTTGGGCTGACGACGAAGCCCGGGTCAAGACCTTTGGCTACGAGTAA
- the recO gene encoding DNA repair protein RecO, with protein sequence MATQRITDEPAYVLHRYDWSESSLILEVFSRSYGRIALIARGAKKPSSNFRPILLPLQPLHIAFGGDAEIRNLRGAEWQGGHVMPTGDALLSGYYLNELLMRLLARDDPHPVLFDAYAKAVQLLANQSIDTLQVALRAFELRLLRDIGLLPMLDIQTGTLSALDPDTEYVLLAEAGLREAHEDDRYSMSGRQWLTLQQALHGDSPFSDTMHACVNSLPALRSQLRTLLHYHCDVKVLKTRQMMLDLQSL encoded by the coding sequence GTGGCCACCCAACGCATCACCGATGAGCCGGCTTACGTATTGCATCGTTATGACTGGAGCGAGTCCAGTCTGATACTCGAAGTGTTCAGTCGCAGCTATGGACGCATCGCCTTGATAGCGCGCGGTGCGAAAAAGCCAAGTTCTAACTTTCGCCCCATATTGCTGCCGCTGCAGCCACTGCATATTGCTTTTGGCGGGGATGCCGAGATTCGCAACCTCAGGGGCGCGGAGTGGCAGGGCGGTCATGTGATGCCGACTGGCGACGCATTGCTCTCGGGTTATTACCTCAATGAGTTGTTGATGCGGCTGCTCGCGCGGGATGACCCGCATCCGGTCTTGTTCGACGCCTATGCCAAAGCAGTCCAGCTACTAGCCAACCAAAGCATAGATACGCTGCAAGTTGCGCTGCGTGCTTTTGAGTTGCGCTTGCTGCGCGACATTGGCTTGCTACCCATGCTTGATATTCAAACTGGCACGTTAAGTGCGCTCGATCCTGATACGGAGTATGTATTGCTAGCCGAAGCCGGCCTGCGTGAAGCGCACGAGGACGACCGCTACAGCATGAGCGGCAGGCAATGGTTGACGCTACAGCAAGCGCTGCACGGCGACTCGCCTTTTTCTGACACGATGCACGCTTGCGTCAATAGTCTGCCGGCCCTACGCTCTCAATTGCGCACCTTACTACACTACCATTGCGATGTAAAAGTTCTCAAGACTCGGCAAATGATGCTGGACTTGCAGTCGCTTTAA
- a CDS encoding pyridoxine 5'-phosphate synthase gives MNSLGIHKTALSVNINKIALLRNTRHLDVPNVLRAAELSLQAGARGITVHPRPDERHIRGSDVFEIAALMKDWPDREFNVEGNPLQNLMDFVRDLSARGLPIHQCTFVPDSHDQFTSDHGWSFPHDLLQLQPLIAQAHARGVRVSLFMDPVPAAMAAAKQAGADRVELYTESFASAFNSAHAIARVGTHAHARAQLQTVLARFVETAQAAIDVGLGINAGHDLNRANLTEFLIAVPGVQEVSIGHALIADALAMGLDASVKAYQACIDSAEISVKAKAENTVNLSVTSA, from the coding sequence ATGAACTCTTTAGGCATACACAAGACTGCGCTGTCGGTCAATATCAACAAGATAGCGTTGTTGCGCAATACCCGGCACCTAGATGTTCCCAATGTGCTGCGTGCTGCCGAGCTAAGTTTGCAAGCCGGTGCGCGCGGTATTACCGTTCACCCCCGTCCTGATGAGCGGCATATACGCGGCAGCGATGTGTTTGAAATCGCAGCGCTGATGAAAGACTGGCCGGACCGTGAGTTCAATGTCGAAGGCAATCCATTGCAAAACTTGATGGACTTTGTGCGCGATCTCAGTGCCCGTGGTTTGCCGATTCACCAATGCACTTTTGTGCCTGACAGCCATGACCAATTTACCAGCGATCACGGTTGGAGTTTTCCGCATGATTTGCTGCAACTGCAACCCTTGATCGCGCAGGCGCATGCGCGAGGTGTGCGGGTAAGCCTTTTCATGGACCCTGTTCCTGCCGCCATGGCTGCGGCTAAGCAGGCAGGCGCAGACCGGGTTGAGCTCTATACCGAGTCCTTTGCCAGCGCTTTTAACAGCGCCCATGCGATCGCACGTGTTGGCACACACGCTCACGCTCGCGCGCAGCTTCAGACCGTTCTAGCCCGATTTGTTGAAACAGCGCAGGCGGCTATTGACGTGGGTTTGGGTATTAATGCGGGCCATGATCTCAATCGCGCCAACTTGACTGAGTTTTTAATCGCTGTGCCTGGCGTGCAGGAAGTCTCTATTGGCCATGCATTAATTGCCGATGCGCTTGCGATGGGACTGGACGCTAGCGTCAAGGCTTATCAAGCGTGCATTGATAGCGCCGAAATATCCGTCAAGGCCAAAGCTGAAAATACAGTAAATCTCAGCGTCACGAGCGCATGA
- the acpS gene encoding holo-ACP synthase, whose amino-acid sequence MIYGTGTDICDIRRIRASLERNGERLARRVLSAAEFAVWQARSGRCTQRGVSYLASRFSAKEAFSKAIGLGMRMPMTWRDCEIANAESGKPVVVLHGALRDWFDARGLTAHISVTDETDYAASFCVVEKN is encoded by the coding sequence ATGATTTACGGCACAGGCACAGACATCTGTGACATACGCCGTATACGCGCCAGTCTAGAGCGCAACGGCGAGCGCTTGGCGCGCAGAGTACTCAGTGCTGCTGAGTTTGCCGTCTGGCAGGCCAGAAGCGGGCGCTGCACCCAGCGCGGCGTGAGCTATCTGGCCAGTCGCTTTTCGGCTAAGGAGGCGTTTAGCAAGGCAATTGGTTTGGGCATGCGCATGCCTATGACTTGGCGCGACTGTGAGATTGCCAATGCCGAAAGCGGCAAACCAGTTGTAGTGTTGCACGGCGCTTTGCGCGATTGGTTTGACGCCCGTGGCTTGACGGCTCACATCAGTGTGACTGACGAGACCGATTACGCCGCTAGCTTTTGCGTCGTCGAAAAAAATTAA
- the nagZ gene encoding beta-N-acetylhexosaminidase, with protein sequence MTQHSPLIIDIPGLSLSKTDRQRLKHPLTGGITLFARNWQNREQLTELCAEIKSLRQDILICVDHEGGRVQRFRTDGFTHLPPMHALGDLWIKDQMAATNAATACGYVLASELRACGVDLSFTPVLDLDYGGSSVIGDRALGRDPRVVSMLAKGLMHGLLQAGMSNCGKHFPGHGFVKADSHFDMPIDKRNLKAILADDAAPYEWLNTTLTSVMPAHVIYPKVDARPAGFSSRWLNFVLRSQLGFGGAIISDDLNMVGARMLDGKAVTYTEAAVEALNAGCDMVLLCNQSVDKGTPVDELLAGMTQALVKNQWEAMESSELRRLALLPQMPALDWDDLMLHPAYVHALGLIP encoded by the coding sequence ATGACCCAGCATTCCCCCTTAATTATTGATATCCCCGGCCTGAGCCTGAGTAAAACCGACCGTCAACGGCTCAAGCATCCACTGACAGGCGGCATCACCTTGTTCGCGCGTAATTGGCAGAACCGCGAGCAGCTCACCGAGCTCTGCGCGGAGATCAAAAGCTTGCGCCAAGACATACTCATTTGCGTAGACCACGAAGGCGGTCGGGTACAGCGTTTTCGCACTGATGGCTTTACCCATTTGCCGCCCATGCATGCCCTGGGCGATCTGTGGATTAAAGACCAAATGGCGGCCACCAATGCGGCTACTGCTTGCGGCTATGTGCTGGCCAGCGAGTTGCGCGCCTGCGGTGTGGACTTGAGCTTTACGCCAGTATTAGACCTTGACTATGGCGGCAGCAGCGTCATCGGCGACCGCGCTTTAGGGCGTGACCCGCGCGTCGTCAGCATGCTCGCCAAGGGTTTGATGCACGGTCTGTTGCAGGCCGGTATGAGTAACTGCGGCAAGCATTTTCCCGGTCACGGTTTTGTTAAAGCCGATTCGCACTTCGACATGCCGATTGACAAACGCAACCTCAAAGCCATTCTTGCTGACGACGCTGCGCCTTACGAATGGCTCAACACAACGCTGACCAGCGTGATGCCGGCGCATGTTATTTATCCCAAGGTCGATGCTAGACCGGCTGGTTTTTCCAGTCGCTGGCTGAACTTTGTGCTGCGCAGTCAGCTTGGCTTTGGTGGCGCCATCATTAGCGACGATTTGAATATGGTCGGCGCTCGAATGTTGGACGGCAAGGCAGTGACTTATACCGAGGCCGCAGTAGAGGCGCTTAACGCTGGTTGTGACATGGTGTTGCTGTGCAATCAGTCTGTCGACAAAGGCACGCCGGTGGACGAATTACTCGCTGGCATGACTCAGGCACTGGTCAAAAACCAATGGGAGGCGATGGAGTCTAGCGAGCTGCGCCGCTTGGCTCTGCTGCCGCAAATGCCGGCGCTGGACTGGGACGACTTGATGCTGCATCCGGCTTATGTGCATGCTTTAGGTCTTATTCCCTGA
- a CDS encoding SUMF1/EgtB/PvdO family nonheme iron enzyme, which produces MTSDASLPISATAVTQIIDSPLMRSAGADVLSLALMDARNHSLNLFAQCQSALESAPGGARSLAKPLQLIGHIGWFQERWAGRNVQRGLGLLCDPTRVKLASIEPLADVWWSVAGSQASDAPLPDAAHTRAYLLETLESTLELLEKTRLAATEPDQALYFYRLSLFHEDMQSEALVCMAQALGLTLEPTWQRVFTAPVMQMREALLIPATRCNIGGAQLGGFSFDNELAGYALDVPEFEIDAQPVSWSQYVEFVADGGYDRPELWHSAGWDWLQGSHADQDEALSPGRRGPRYVDQISALSGAVLQTRFGRSVRMAGNQPAMHMTWWEADAWCRWAGRRLPLECEWESAAHSASRRGFRWGDVWEWTASSFQPYPGFVAGPQADYSQPFFGTHKVLRGASFATRARMKSLRFRRFELPSSDSLFCGFRSCAV; this is translated from the coding sequence TTGACTTCAGACGCTTCTTTGCCGATATCGGCTACCGCCGTCACCCAGATTATTGACTCGCCTTTGATGCGCAGCGCAGGCGCCGATGTGTTGTCACTGGCTTTGATGGACGCACGCAACCACAGCCTAAACTTATTCGCTCAATGTCAGAGCGCGCTTGAGTCAGCGCCGGGCGGTGCTCGCAGCCTGGCTAAGCCGTTGCAGCTAATAGGCCATATTGGTTGGTTTCAAGAGCGCTGGGCAGGCCGCAACGTGCAGCGTGGCTTGGGCCTACTGTGCGACCCCACACGGGTCAAGTTAGCCTCTATTGAGCCTCTCGCTGATGTTTGGTGGAGCGTCGCTGGATCACAAGCCAGCGATGCCCCTCTACCCGATGCGGCCCATACTCGGGCCTATTTGCTTGAGACACTGGAAAGCACGCTGGAGTTACTGGAGAAAACCCGTCTCGCTGCCACTGAACCTGATCAAGCGCTGTATTTTTATCGACTCAGTTTATTCCACGAAGACATGCAGTCTGAGGCTTTGGTGTGTATGGCACAGGCTTTGGGTTTGACGCTTGAGCCGACTTGGCAGCGAGTTTTTACAGCGCCAGTCATGCAAATGCGTGAAGCGCTTTTGATTCCTGCTACGCGCTGCAACATAGGCGGCGCGCAGCTTGGTGGATTTTCTTTTGACAATGAGTTGGCCGGCTATGCACTGGATGTGCCCGAGTTTGAGATAGACGCGCAGCCGGTGAGTTGGTCTCAGTATGTAGAGTTTGTCGCCGATGGCGGCTATGACAGACCAGAACTTTGGCATAGCGCCGGTTGGGACTGGCTGCAAGGCTCGCATGCAGATCAAGATGAAGCGCTTAGCCCAGGCCGGCGCGGACCACGCTATGTCGACCAAATTAGCGCGCTCAGCGGCGCAGTGCTGCAAACCCGCTTCGGCCGTAGCGTGCGCATGGCGGGTAATCAGCCGGCCATGCACATGACTTGGTGGGAGGCCGATGCTTGGTGTCGCTGGGCCGGTCGTCGATTGCCTTTGGAATGCGAGTGGGAATCAGCCGCGCATAGCGCATCCAGGCGTGGCTTTCGTTGGGGCGATGTGTGGGAGTGGACCGCCAGCAGTTTTCAGCCTTATCCGGGCTTTGTGGCTGGCCCACAGGCAGACTATTCTCAGCCCTTTTTTGGCACTCACAAAGTGTTGCGTGGTGCTTCTTTTGCGACCCGTGCACGCATGAAAAGCCTGCGGTTTCGGCGTTTTGAGCTGCCTTCCAGCGACAGCTTGTTTTGCGGCTTTCGCTCTTGCGCGGTCTAA
- a CDS encoding substrate-binding domain-containing protein codes for MHKVELSYLLTAQRGKDALIRNPLMDLLHAVREQGSISKAASAMQLSYRHVWGALREWEQTLGRGLIVWDKGQRARLTEFGEKLLWSERQAQARLAPQIETLRGDIERAFASAFDDNTHVLTLFASHDAALSALRDQTSQHGLHLDIRFMGSVDAIAALNAGRCMMAGFHTQDLPSRHSLSAAAYRKLLKPGLHKLISFAQRSQGLIVAKNNPLRITGLADIPSSQLRYVNRALGTGTRVLLDDLLRQAGIAAQDINGYASQEPSHSAVAQAVASGAADVGLGIQAAAYEKGLGFIALTQERYHLVCLKSELDSKPVQALLSELQSQAWQDTLQALPGYGGKPSQSNADINTQSGKVLSLRATLPWWNYRVKKTNLKLSQSQPQDLDPT; via the coding sequence ATGCACAAAGTCGAACTCTCCTACCTACTTACCGCCCAGCGCGGTAAAGACGCGCTAATCCGCAATCCCTTAATGGATTTACTACATGCAGTGCGCGAACAAGGCTCAATTTCAAAAGCCGCCTCTGCCATGCAGCTGTCTTACCGTCATGTCTGGGGCGCACTGCGCGAATGGGAGCAAACACTGGGCCGCGGCTTAATCGTGTGGGACAAAGGCCAGCGTGCACGCTTGACCGAGTTTGGTGAAAAACTGCTTTGGTCAGAACGCCAAGCCCAAGCCCGACTAGCACCGCAGATTGAGACCTTGCGCGGCGATATAGAGCGCGCCTTTGCCAGCGCGTTTGACGACAACACCCACGTGCTAACCCTTTTCGCCAGCCACGATGCGGCTCTGTCTGCGCTGCGCGATCAAACCAGCCAACATGGCCTGCACCTGGACATTCGCTTTATGGGCAGCGTAGACGCTATCGCAGCGCTCAATGCCGGGCGCTGCATGATGGCGGGCTTTCACACCCAAGACTTACCAAGCCGGCATTCACTGTCAGCAGCGGCCTACCGCAAACTACTCAAACCAGGTCTGCACAAGTTAATTAGTTTTGCGCAGCGCAGCCAAGGTTTGATAGTGGCAAAAAACAACCCTCTGCGCATCACAGGCTTGGCAGATATCCCCTCTAGCCAACTGCGTTACGTCAACCGCGCGCTGGGCACAGGCACCAGAGTGCTGCTAGACGACTTGCTGCGCCAAGCCGGTATTGCAGCGCAAGATATTAACGGCTATGCCAGCCAAGAGCCTTCACACAGCGCAGTAGCCCAAGCGGTGGCCAGCGGCGCGGCCGATGTCGGTTTGGGTATTCAAGCGGCAGCATATGAAAAAGGACTGGGGTTTATCGCCTTGACACAGGAGCGTTACCACTTGGTTTGTCTAAAGTCCGAGTTGGACTCTAAACCGGTTCAAGCCTTGCTAAGCGAGCTGCAAAGTCAGGCTTGGCAAGACACGTTGCAAGCACTACCCGGTTATGGCGGCAAACCTTCGCAGAGCAACGCGGACATTAACACCCAAAGCGGCAAGGTGCTGTCGCTGCGGGCCACGCTGCCGTGGTGGAATTATCGGGTTAAGAAAACCAACCTCAAGCTAAGCCAAAGCCAGCCCCAAGACTTAGACCCAACTTAG
- a CDS encoding ABC transporter permease: MNTFYASVQAAIDLIFSFDPLLASIVLRSLAVSACACLIACSAGLLIGGWLGVARFRGRSFVLVLLNTALALPSVVVGLVVYLLLSRSGPLGFLGWLFSFKAMVLAQAVLVLPVVAALVRQSVEDADKSHGGQYASLGAGGFVRSLILLWDERFALLTVLITAFGRAISEVGAVMVVGGNIDGFTRVMTTAIALETSKGDLPLALALGMLLLGVVLLLNLAIALLRSWRERRDYPTGSPHISLRTAR; the protein is encoded by the coding sequence ATGAACACTTTTTATGCCAGCGTCCAGGCCGCCATTGATCTGATATTTTCTTTTGATCCTTTGCTGGCGAGTATTGTTTTGCGCTCGCTAGCGGTCAGCGCCTGCGCTTGTTTGATCGCTTGCAGTGCGGGTCTTTTAATCGGCGGCTGGTTGGGTGTGGCGCGCTTTCGCGGCCGCAGCTTTGTGCTGGTATTACTCAACACCGCATTAGCGCTACCTTCTGTCGTCGTAGGCTTGGTGGTTTATTTACTACTTTCTCGCAGTGGGCCATTGGGCTTTTTGGGTTGGCTGTTTTCTTTTAAGGCGATGGTGCTGGCTCAGGCCGTGTTGGTGTTGCCGGTGGTCGCGGCGCTGGTGCGGCAAAGCGTAGAAGACGCTGACAAAAGCCACGGCGGGCAGTATGCCTCTTTAGGGGCTGGCGGCTTTGTGCGCAGCTTGATTTTGCTTTGGGATGAACGTTTTGCTTTGCTTACTGTGCTCATTACTGCTTTTGGTAGAGCTATCTCCGAAGTTGGTGCTGTGATGGTGGTGGGCGGCAATATTGATGGCTTTACCCGTGTCATGACTACCGCTATTGCGCTGGAGACCAGCAAGGGTGACTTGCCGTTGGCGCTGGCCTTGGGCATGTTGTTGCTGGGAGTGGTGCTACTGCTCAATCTCGCCATTGCGCTGCTCAGAAGCTGGCGTGAACGCCGCGACTATCCAACAGGCAGCCCACACATCAGCTTGCGTACGGCCAGATGA
- a CDS encoding ATP-binding cassette domain-containing protein yields MTALFHLDNISLRYGNVAALTDCSLHVKAGEKLAVVGANGSGKSSLLSVLHGQLVPTKGIRQGPDQLRQAMLFQRPHMLRASVQNNVALGLWLRGVPWRQARRDALAALDWVGLADLAQRNARALSGGQQQRAALARAWCLKPQVMLLDEPTANLDPGAKREVEALMADFCAAGTTLIFSSHNLGQVKRLASRVIYMEHGRLIADLPVHEFFNGSLPAAAASFLKGELA; encoded by the coding sequence ATGACAGCGCTATTTCATCTCGACAACATCAGCCTGCGCTACGGCAACGTAGCGGCACTGACGGACTGCAGCTTGCACGTTAAGGCCGGTGAAAAGCTGGCCGTGGTTGGTGCCAACGGCAGCGGTAAAAGTAGCTTGTTGAGTGTTCTACACGGTCAGCTTGTGCCGACAAAAGGCATTCGGCAGGGACCTGATCAGCTACGCCAAGCCATGCTGTTTCAACGCCCGCACATGTTGCGCGCTAGCGTGCAAAACAATGTAGCGCTTGGGCTATGGCTGCGCGGAGTGCCTTGGCGCCAGGCCCGGCGTGATGCACTCGCCGCCCTTGACTGGGTCGGGCTGGCCGATCTGGCGCAGCGCAATGCCCGTGCGCTTTCGGGCGGTCAACAGCAGCGCGCAGCACTGGCGCGCGCATGGTGTCTTAAGCCGCAGGTGATGTTGCTGGACGAGCCGACAGCCAATCTTGACCCGGGCGCTAAACGCGAGGTCGAAGCCTTGATGGCGGACTTTTGTGCCGCCGGTACGACCTTGATATTCAGCAGTCACAACCTAGGCCAAGTCAAACGCTTGGCCAGCCGTGTGATCTACATGGAGCACGGCCGGCTGATCGCCGACTTGCCCGTGCATGAATTTTTTAACGGATCGCTGCCGGCTGCAGCGGCCAGTTTTTTAAAAGGAGAACTCGCATGA
- a CDS encoding extracellular solute-binding protein, which produces MRKVLFTPSRLRKVGTLAVLSVCLSASLTWAQTKTMVMASTTSTEQSGLFSFLLPEFKKFSGIDIKVVAVGTGQAIDMGRRGDADLLFVHDQVAEEKVVAEGHVLKRFPVMYNDFVLAGPTKDPAQVKGKDVLQAFKKLNAMNADFVSRGDKSGTNAAELRYWKNADVETPAGKPGFVNYKACGCGMGQALNMAASTGSYVLVDRGSWLAFKNRADLTILVEGDKRLFNQYGVMAVNPAMHPQAKLALAQQFVDWITSPVGQDVIASYKINGQQLFFPNAAP; this is translated from the coding sequence ATGAGAAAAGTTTTATTCACCCCAAGCCGTTTGAGAAAAGTCGGCACATTAGCCGTGCTGTCGGTTTGCCTGTCGGCTTCGCTGACGTGGGCACAAACCAAAACCATGGTGATGGCATCGACTACCTCTACCGAGCAGTCTGGTTTGTTTTCTTTCCTGTTGCCTGAGTTTAAAAAATTCAGTGGCATAGACATCAAAGTCGTGGCTGTGGGCACAGGCCAAGCCATAGACATGGGCCGCCGTGGTGACGCTGATTTACTGTTTGTGCATGACCAAGTGGCAGAAGAAAAAGTCGTCGCTGAGGGCCATGTGCTCAAGCGTTTCCCGGTTATGTATAACGACTTTGTACTCGCCGGACCCACCAAAGATCCGGCACAGGTCAAGGGTAAAGACGTGCTGCAAGCGTTTAAAAAACTCAATGCAATGAATGCTGATTTTGTCTCTCGCGGCGACAAGAGCGGCACCAATGCAGCGGAACTGCGTTACTGGAAAAACGCTGATGTTGAGACCCCAGCGGGCAAACCCGGTTTTGTTAATTACAAAGCTTGCGGCTGCGGCATGGGCCAGGCGCTAAACATGGCTGCGAGTACCGGCAGCTATGTGTTGGTCGACCGCGGCAGCTGGCTGGCATTTAAAAACCGCGCTGATCTGACGATCTTGGTTGAGGGCGATAAGCGTTTGTTTAACCAGTACGGCGTGATGGCGGTCAATCCGGCCATGCACCCACAAGCCAAGCTGGCTTTAGCGCAGCAATTTGTTGATTGGATTACTTCACCGGTCGGGCAAGACGTTATCGCTAGCTATAAAATTAATGGTCAGCAGTTGTTTTTTCCTAATGCTGCACCTTAA
- a CDS encoding copper chaperone PCu(A)C, which yields MKFSKLLFVALACSVLTTGLSAHVLKQSAEPAGAQAKVQFKDAWVRATVPGQTGSGAFMKITAPNASRLVSISTPVAGVAQVHEMKMDGDVMQMRALTDGLELPAGKTVELKSGGFHVMLMDLKQTLVAGKKVPLTLVFKDANGVESQQTLNLPIAKVAPIGAKDAMGVISNMGDVTNHRH from the coding sequence ATGAAATTTTCTAAACTCTTATTTGTCGCGCTAGCTTGCAGCGTATTGACTACCGGCCTATCTGCCCATGTTCTCAAGCAGTCGGCAGAACCAGCTGGTGCTCAGGCAAAAGTGCAATTCAAAGATGCGTGGGTACGCGCTACGGTGCCAGGGCAAACTGGTAGCGGCGCCTTCATGAAAATCACTGCGCCTAACGCCAGCCGCTTAGTTTCCATCAGCACGCCAGTCGCAGGTGTGGCCCAAGTCCATGAAATGAAAATGGATGGCGACGTTATGCAGATGCGCGCTTTGACTGATGGTTTAGAACTACCGGCCGGCAAGACTGTCGAGCTAAAGTCCGGCGGCTTCCACGTGATGCTGATGGATTTAAAACAGACCTTGGTCGCCGGCAAAAAAGTACCATTAACACTGGTGTTTAAAGATGCGAATGGTGTTGAAAGCCAGCAAACTTTGAATCTGCCAATAGCCAAAGTTGCACCAATCGGTGCTAAGGATGCTATGGGTGTAATCAGTAATATGGGTGACGTGACCAATCACCGGCATTGA
- a CDS encoding helix-turn-helix domain-containing protein, giving the protein MLANSYTTLMPALNNHDRLTSIHNARQSLLYSGEVATIAMPGLESWIANSWQRCLTNGNRPGDVLSFDLVSAPARRRSVEANRALIIAAAPVLAKLMRAIGDTPYFAILTNHNGVVIDALGKINRSDRRADLITRVGTNLSEQAIGTSAIGAALREQRPVWLHRGEHFYDSNSVYSCTGAPIFGHDGHCVGMVDLTGIEAAERPELMHLVARAARNIENQLTLGIAHELLLRLNWPGHRLGGDDDGLVCVDSDGLIVSANPAARKMLPQLIPQPDQTNVQAIHCSEIFSMSFESLFDAAMRPRSSQEDVLEVPLWSGVRLHALPLRMGHTVSFAYVPASAQFSPVSPFLSTPTISGVTDAAANASPQLKDLETALIRKAVDEARGNVMKAARNLGISRATVYRRLGVSVKRR; this is encoded by the coding sequence ATGCTCGCAAATTCGTACACCACATTAATGCCGGCCTTGAATAATCATGACCGTTTAACTTCCATTCACAATGCGCGTCAATCGCTGCTTTACTCTGGAGAAGTTGCAACTATTGCAATGCCGGGACTGGAAAGCTGGATTGCAAACTCTTGGCAACGCTGCCTGACAAATGGGAACCGACCAGGAGATGTTCTGTCCTTCGACTTGGTTAGCGCGCCGGCGCGACGCCGATCGGTTGAAGCAAACCGGGCCTTGATAATTGCCGCAGCGCCAGTGCTTGCAAAGTTAATGCGCGCCATAGGCGACACGCCCTACTTCGCCATACTGACCAATCACAATGGTGTGGTGATTGATGCGCTTGGAAAAATTAATCGCAGCGATCGCCGAGCGGATCTGATCACACGCGTAGGTACTAATTTGTCAGAGCAAGCGATTGGTACGAGTGCTATTGGCGCAGCACTTCGAGAGCAGCGGCCCGTTTGGTTGCACCGCGGTGAACATTTTTATGACTCGAACTCGGTCTACAGTTGTACTGGCGCGCCCATTTTCGGCCACGACGGACACTGCGTAGGCATGGTGGATTTGACCGGTATTGAAGCCGCAGAGCGTCCTGAACTCATGCACCTTGTGGCCAGAGCTGCGCGCAATATCGAAAACCAACTCACCCTCGGCATAGCGCACGAATTATTGCTACGCCTGAACTGGCCAGGCCACCGTTTGGGCGGTGACGATGATGGTTTGGTCTGCGTGGACTCCGACGGCTTAATCGTGAGCGCCAACCCGGCGGCTCGCAAAATGCTGCCGCAACTCATTCCGCAGCCTGACCAGACCAACGTGCAAGCGATTCATTGCAGCGAGATTTTCTCTATGTCTTTTGAGTCTTTGTTCGACGCGGCTATGCGCCCAAGAAGCAGTCAAGAAGACGTGCTTGAAGTACCGTTGTGGAGTGGAGTGCGACTACATGCCTTGCCGCTGCGCATGGGCCACACCGTGAGTTTTGCATATGTGCCAGCCAGTGCCCAGTTCTCGCCTGTGTCACCGTTTTTATCCACTCCAACGATAAGTGGTGTGACTGATGCAGCAGCCAACGCCAGCCCTCAGCTTAAAGACCTTGAAACTGCGCTTATTCGCAAGGCGGTCGATGAAGCCAGAGGTAATGTGATGAAAGCCGCACGCAATTTAGGTATCAGTCGGGCGACGGTTTACCGCCGACTTGGGGTTAGCGTCAAACGCCGCTAA